ATGGCCGCGCACCATCCCCGACTGGGCCAGCCGTTCGGAAACCGCAACGCCCTGCGCCGACGCCGCACCCGGACGTCCGCCACCGCGGCCACCCTCGCCACCACGCTCGCGGTCGAACTTGCCACGCTCGAAACTGCCGCGCTTGCCCTGTTCGCGGCCGCCATAGCCGTAACCGCCACCACCGCCGCCAAAAAACGCCTTCAGCCGGTCACGCATGTCCTGCTGGTAATGCCGACGCACGCTCTCATCGGCAATCATCGAGGTGATCTGGCGCAGCCGCGCCTCGAGTTCTGCCCGGGCCTCCGGCGTCTCGAACACGCCGGCGCCTGATTCGCGCGCCCACACCATGTCGGCCAGCGGCCGCGCCTGGGAGATCAGATGGTCGAACGGCTCGCGCCCATCCTGGCGTACCAGATCATCGGGATCCTTGCCCGGCGGCAGCACCGCAATTCTGAGCGAGCGGCCCGGCCCGACCAGCGGCAACGCCAGATCGGCGGTCCGGTTGGCCGCGCGCTGGCCGGCCTCATCGCCATCAAAACACAGAACCGGCTGCGGCGTTATCCGCCACAACAGCTTGAGCTGATTCTCGCCCAGTGCCGTGCCCAGGGGCGCCACCACATTTTCCACCCCGGCCTGGGCCAGCGCGATCACGTCCATGTAGCCCTCAACCACGATCAGCGTGCCGTCCTGGCCGCAAGCGCGGCGGGCGCGGGCAAAATTGTAAAGAACATTGCCCTTGTGAAACAGCTCGGTCTCGTTGGAATTGAGATATTTTGCCGGTGCCGTGGGCGACAGCGCCCGGCCGCCAAAGGCAATCACCCGCTCCCGTGACGACAGGATCGGGAACATGATGCGATCGCGGAAGCGGTCGTAGGAAACGGCAATATCAGGCCCGTGCACCACCAGCCCGCAGGCCTCGATCTGGTCCTTGTCCACGCCGCGCGACGCCAGGTGTTCCTTGAGCGCACTGCGACTGTCGGAACTGTAGCCAAGCCGGAAGGCAGCAATTGTACGCCCCGACAGGCCGCGGTCGCGCAGATAGGCGCGCGCCTTGGCGCCCTGCGCACCCTGCAACTGGGTCTCGAAGAACGACGCCGCCATCTCCATCACATCCTCGAGGCTGGCACGCTGGCGATCGCGCCGGGCAGCTTCGGGATCCGGCGCCGGCATCGAGATGCCGGCCATGTCGGCGACGCGTTCGACCGATTCGGGGAAGCTAAGGCTTTCGAGTTCGGTGAGAAATTT
This DNA window, taken from Hoeflea algicola, encodes the following:
- the dnaG gene encoding DNA primase, whose translation is MRFSPSFLDDIRERVPISDVIGRHVTWDRKKTNTSRGDWWACCPFHGEKSPSFHCEDRKGRYHCFGCGVSGDHFKFLTELESLSFPESVERVADMAGISMPAPDPEAARRDRQRASLEDVMEMAASFFETQLQGAQGAKARAYLRDRGLSGRTIAAFRLGYSSDSRSALKEHLASRGVDKDQIEACGLVVHGPDIAVSYDRFRDRIMFPILSSRERVIAFGGRALSPTAPAKYLNSNETELFHKGNVLYNFARARRACGQDGTLIVVEGYMDVIALAQAGVENVVAPLGTALGENQLKLLWRITPQPVLCFDGDEAGQRAANRTADLALPLVGPGRSLRIAVLPPGKDPDDLVRQDGREPFDHLISQARPLADMVWARESGAGVFETPEARAELEARLRQITSMIADESVRRHYQQDMRDRLKAFFGGGGGGYGYGGREQGKRGSFERGKFDRERGGEGGRGGGRPGAASAQGVAVSERLAQSGMVRGHGAMPSLRETVLVMTVANHPQMLHDEFDELAALEFEDKGLMRVWQVMLDAASVGGRFDRERLFAALDADGQGAFIARLESHVRNARIWTATVDAAAEDAREGYHQALALHKRTRALKWQKAELERDIAEATEQGDENAIPRLMLALREVQLEVARLENQEAIIDGFGVLSGRGKGSGGAAG